acctgtgtatctggaattgtgattacagcggattgcgacaattgcttaacattacttcttgagagacgcgatgccctcttaacctttacagtctttgtattaccagcgacatcccggtctgcagtgttaaacgctgtgtgttttgatgttacagcaacatcattacttacgcatgatacagtttgtaacgcgatccttctccgttgcggcttatcattttcggaatatgacaattttcttttcagatctgtaaatgttgaattatgacttctctcattcgttcttggtcgagctggctttcgtttgttcgggacgatacagccgttatgcacagccataactgatgacctagcaacgtccttatgtacaattgccggcgttacgaattgatggttctccgcttcagcggcggttgtgcgttttgatattttcccgcttgtactaggtctgtgtatctgcgcgcatgtatcactgactgttggtatcaaaggagcatagcgtcttgctacagcatcatctgtaatacatatattataaaataaatataaacgactctgcatgtaaatcagtatttaaatcaccgcataacaatataccatataacagtgtttgattacacacctgctgctgcgaattgatggctttccgtttcagcggcggttgtgcgttttgatattttcccgcttgtactaagacggggtatttgcgctactgtatcacatcctgatggtatcgtcggcgcataacgcattgctacagcgtcatctgtaatacatatattataaaataaatataaacaacgctgcctgaaaatcagcatttaaatcaacgcataacaatataccatataacagtgcttgattacacacctgctttatattcgaatgttttagcacgaccccctgtcgcgtgtgggaaaaacggttgctcatcaacaacattgctgttctgtatagatgtgttgtgacaataatcaggtttgttcaatatatcccgtagaataacatcagccgtcgcatcatccatttttgtggcatctttagccggtgaaaaatgaaaaataaaaataaaaaaaataaaaaatattacatacggtataaaattagaataacatgaaaaagcgattcattactgagaatataaagtgtgtacagttgacaacaaatcagcacaactgtacaaggtttatttttaattctttagccgtggaaaaataaaaaataaaatgaaaaataaataaagatatcatgttactcacaatctggcgccaattccaaaatattattaaaatccggtatagcgctgaagtctaagccaaagggactatcaacagacaaatcgagattctctgtatttgtgattactgtcaaatcgtgggaaataaaaatgagaaaataataattatttaataattactatttaataattacttatcaatgtatccagactgttgtacgttcatactatttaaacttttaaaaatgaacaaattgtagaccttgactataatttcatactatttaaacttgaaatataaataaaaacgcgtcaatgtcctttatagacatagcttactttgagaggtttgataacttggcaaagcatcatcatcatcagaagaagaagatctgtttctaaccatgaaagtgtttttgttgttgatgttctgcattgtctgtctctgaaaatgagagacggttaattttagttgaaatattgtgttggcgcattcccaaaatgaaccactagatgtcgctattaccacatatttaaataacattcagacagccacattattaaaactatatgttctatgtgttacaatgcatcgctaaacaactACATCAATgtggtatacccacattgatgttgctgtttagcgatgcatttcacatatgagtgcatAATGCGCTTTGtacaataggtttgaaatattaacatattatacatgtatgcctaaaaacaaaggatgcaatggcaggacagaatcgtgtaacagtgtgtatatcgtggcatagaaacaacatatttaaacagcattcagagccatatttgtaaaataaataaaaaaaaaaataaaaaaaaaaatgcaatatgtataaatataataataataataataattatgataataataataataataataataacaacaacacttaccattataacttcaagtgtgtatagctgtgcggcttcagttgaaatttcttctcagtgcacttcagtgatgtggtctgttcttataacactggctgtgagccatatggcccccaccaacctgtggtacgccgtcccacatttccaagatgcttgggcgggacttttaaatatataaattctagtctataatttagtaaatgtgataaatattttcagttacaataaagatataatcttttagctgtttcttaaatgtcatacacagtgcatcaaacgcataccaaatacatttatattatatatacagaagaaaaaaaataaataaataaataaaaaaaaaaaaaatcctgagtggtctaaactacttgtatagattgaatggatgtcattccaaatgggtatatcttatactgtagaatatgaggctcataaaaagcgcataaattatttaataataaaatgaatttataaaaagcattatacagaagttcttatgaactaatgtgcatgaatacaaaattattttatgattccataaatatacactggcttactgatttgtagctaaaattacaaaaaatattgtctttgtacatgaatacaaaattattttatgattccataaatatacacgggcttactgatttgattaggacccatca
This is a stretch of genomic DNA from Pseudophryne corroboree isolate aPseCor3 unplaced genomic scaffold, aPseCor3.hap2 scaffold_3219, whole genome shotgun sequence. It encodes these proteins:
- the LOC135018249 gene encoding uncharacterized protein LOC135018249 — translated: MDDATADVILRDILNKPDYCHNTSIQNSNVVDEQPFFPHATGGRAKTFEYKADDAVAMRYAPTIPSGCDTVAQIPRLSTSGKISKRTTAAETESHQFAAADDAVARRYAPLIPTVSDTCAQIHRPSTSGKISKRTTAAEAENHQFVTPAIVHKDVARSSVMAVHNGCIVPNKRKPARPRTNERSHNSTFTDLKRKLSYSENDKPQRRRIALQTVSCVSNDVAVTSKHTAFNTADRDVAGNTKTVKVKRASRLSRSNVKQLSQSAVITIPDTQVCSETETRHIAGIGLLSNIDSRSNVKQLSQSDVITITDTQDCSETETRHIAGNPVISDIDDINGQELITNCVESTTQDPQNSSDEVLSAVAGIPGDTTTVDCVTSMPNIFTTTALVHASADACVPARGLAPDIVDECQNSEQLGQDAEIQFYALLGKIREDVENMGVKAGYLLKHIKGVCHGSKCKQDIVKEVVETYMNVMSKYIDRSVKTTEFIKANIHHFAEINETDP